Genomic DNA from Selenomonas sp. oral taxon 126:
CGTCCTGCCCGTCGTCGATGCGGCGGGCGTACCCGTCGGCATCGTCCATCTGACCGACCTCCTGCGGCAGGGGGTCGTCTGATGCCAATTCGGGAGAATGCGATTGCGCGTGCAAAGCAAATCAAATGCGTGATCCTCGACGTGGACGGCGTGCTCACGGACGGGGGCATCTACGTCGCGCCCGACGGGAGTGAGCTCTACAAGCCCTTCTTTGCGCGAGACGGACTCGCCATTACACTGGCGCACAAGGTGGGCATTGTGCCCGCTATCATCACGGGGCGCGCCTCGTCCATTGTGGAGAATCGCGCGCGTGAGCTGCACATCGAGCTTGTCTATCAAGGCAAGCTCGACAAGCGCGATGCCTATGCGGACATCAA
This window encodes:
- a CDS encoding KdsC family phosphatase, yielding MPIRENAIARAKQIKCVILDVDGVLTDGGIYVAPDGSELYKPFFARDGLAITLAHKVGIVPAIITGRASSIVENRARELHIELVYQGKLDKRDAYADIKAKTGLSDEEIAYIGDDIVDLPIMRMVGLPCAVGDAVPEVKEVAQIIASASGGRGAVREIYEIILKTQGLWDRVLTVFQTDSDGAAQ